GCAGGACGCCGAAGGTGGGGGACTTTCTGCCGCCGCTTCCTCCCACGGTAGGAGCGGCGGAACCTCGAGGGACTTCCCGTCGGCTGGCCCTGATCTTCTTCAGGGGGGCGTGGTGAGGTTACTGTGCCCTGCAGTTGCAGGACTATAGCGCGGCTCTCGAGGCGTTTCATTCCAGGAATACGGACGTCGTCGCCCTCTCGCCGATGACCGGAGAGCGGATGGATGCGCTGGCCGAGAAGTTGAAGCTGGGCTTTCCTTTGGTGAGCGACCCCGGCAACGCCTATGCGCGGAGCTTGGATCTGGTCTTTGCGGTCGAGTCGGCCGTTCGGGATGTTTATCGGACAAAGGGGCTGGACCTCTCGGAGTACAACGGCGACGAGAGCTGGGAGCTTCCCGTGACGGCCGTCTTCCTGTGCGATGAGGATCGAAAGGTCCTTTATGCCTGGACGGAGTCGGACTACACCCGGAGGCCCGGTTCCGAGGAGTTGTTGGCGGTCCTCGATGGGCGGAGCTGACGCTTCGGCGTCTTTAGGGACCGTTGAACGATATGCGGGCGCGGCCTCGTTCGGAGGGGGAGCGCCCGCATTCGGGGCACGTGGCATTTTGCTGCTCGAGGCCGGTGGCTCAGGGCAGGATGGCGAACACCCTGGCCGGGAAACCGGAGCCTTTGTAGGGCTTGGGCCAGGAGGCGACGACCAGGGAGCCCCACTCGGGAAGCAGGTCGAGGTTCGTCAGCAGTTCGATCTGGTAGATGTCCCGGGACAGTACGTAGGTCTCCCCCGGAAGGCTTCCGGTGCAGCCGGGGTCGGTGTCCGTGGTCTCGTGTCCCAGTGCGCGGACGTGCCGCTCCTCGCAGAGAACCCGCAGAAGCTCCATCCCCCAGCCCGGAAAGTGAGGCGCTCCGGCCGCATCGGCGTTGGCGAACGCGGCCTCGTTCGGCCAACGCTTGTGCCAGTCCGTGCGCAGCGCGACGAAGGCCCCCTCGGGCAGGCGGCCGTTCCGGCGCTCCCAATCCGTCAGGTCCTCGGGGGAGGCCGCGTAGTCCGGATTCCTTGCCGCCTTCTCGTGGATGTCCAAAACGGCAAGAGGGCAGATCATCTCCTTCACGTCCAGCTCGTCCAGGGTCCGCATCCCTTTGATGAAGTGTGCGGGCGGGTCGACGTGCGTGCCCCACTGACCGCTGTGCGTGTAGAGGTGGGCCAGAAACCCCGAGCCCAGCGTCCCGATCCCCTCGTCGTAGTGGTAGACGGTCTCCATCCTTGCCGGAGGAAAACCTGGCCAGTGGGGGATCTGGGCGGAGAACGCGTGGGTCATGTCCACAAAGCGTTTGGTCTTCAAAACCTCGAAAATCTCCAGCAGACTGATATCCTTTGGGGATTGCGTCATGACTCTCGCTCCTTTATATCGAATGATGCGGTCGTCTGTGCCGTGTGAGACCGATGCCTCGGAACGCCG
The nucleotide sequence above comes from uncultured Fretibacterium sp.. Encoded proteins:
- a CDS encoding redoxin domain-containing protein encodes the protein MQLQDYSAALEAFHSRNTDVVALSPMTGERMDALAEKLKLGFPLVSDPGNAYARSLDLVFAVESAVRDVYRTKGLDLSEYNGDESWELPVTAVFLCDEDRKVLYAWTESDYTRRPGSEELLAVLDGRS
- a CDS encoding cyclase family protein; translation: MTQSPKDISLLEIFEVLKTKRFVDMTHAFSAQIPHWPGFPPARMETVYHYDEGIGTLGSGFLAHLYTHSGQWGTHVDPPAHFIKGMRTLDELDVKEMICPLAVLDIHEKAARNPDYAASPEDLTDWERRNGRLPEGAFVALRTDWHKRWPNEAAFANADAAGAPHFPGWGMELLRVLCEERHVRALGHETTDTDPGCTGSLPGETYVLSRDIYQIELLTNLDLLPEWGSLVVASWPKPYKGSGFPARVFAILP